One genomic window of Dromaius novaehollandiae isolate bDroNov1 chromosome 23, bDroNov1.hap1, whole genome shotgun sequence includes the following:
- the LOC112981198 gene encoding peptide methionine sulfoxide reductase MsrA-like, with amino-acid sequence MPGRTVLPSPPEALPGRAERLPVSGTHAVNGNPTVPPFPAEMQVAIFGMGCFWGVEQLFWKMPGVFSTQVGYAGGFTPNPTYEEVRSGLTGHAEVVRVVFDPRELRYEDLLRAFWENHDPTQGMRQQQDVGTQYRSVIYTLGAEQGEAARRSRAAYQEELSKRRLGAITTAVEPAGDFFYAEDRHQQYLHKVPGGYCGLQGTGVACPVAP; translated from the exons ATGCCGGGGCGCACGGtgctccccagcccccccgaggCTCTGCCGGGCAGAGCGGAGCGGCTGCCAGTGTCAG GCACGCATGCTGTCAATGGGAACCCCACGGTCCCGCCATTCCCCGCCGAGATGCAGGTGGCGATTTTCG GCATGGGGTGCTTCTGGGGAGTGGAGCAGCTCTTCTGGAAGATGCCGGGGGTCTTCTCCACCCAGGTGGGCTACGCAGGAGGCTTCACCCCCAACCCCACCTACGAAGAGGTCCGCTCAG GGCTGACAGGGCACGCGGAGGTGGTGAGGGTGGTCTTCGACCCCCGGGAGCTCCGCTACGAGGACCTGCTCAGAGCCTTCTGGGAGAACCACGACCCCACGCAAG gcatGAGGCAGCAGCAGGACGTGGGCACCCAGTACCGCTCCGTCATCTACACCCTGGGCGCCGAGCAGGGCGAAGCCGCCCGCCGGAGCAGGGCAGCGTACCAGGAG GAGCTGAGCAAGCGGCGCCTGGGAGCCATCACCACCGCCGTGGAGCCGGCCGGCGACTTCTTCTACGCCGAGGACCGCCACCAGCAGTACCTGCACAAGGTGCCCGGCGGCTACTGCGGCCTCCAGGGCACCGGCGTCGCCTGCCCCGTCGCCCCCTGA